One Gossypium hirsutum isolate 1008001.06 chromosome A11, Gossypium_hirsutum_v2.1, whole genome shotgun sequence genomic window carries:
- the LOC107924017 gene encoding LRR receptor-like serine/threonine-protein kinase RPK2: MAFLWFLLFSFSFTLSKSSTPDSAILLSFKDSIFYDPSNLLSTWNSSSSHCLWYGVKCANSSDKVIALSLPHNGLSGEIPGVIGDLKFLQVLQVQGNNFSGQIPVQISSISSLNVLNLSFNSFSGHIPDKLIGNSNLKVIDLSNNLFSGRISVDNSSRCEFLTHLSLSNNSLVGNIPPEIGNCKNLRTLLLDYNLLEGKIPAEIGQITELRVLDVSRNSLTDVIPKEIADCKKLSALVLTNLIDFGSDAKTSYMDGYRGEFNAFDLGVPLELFFHSSLEVLWAPRANLRGGLPAKWSEFCSLRVLNLGQNYFDGVIPESIVMCKNLTFLDLSSNNLFGYLPWKLNVPCMTYFNISRNNISGNIHGYNRKGSCDGSMVSHVLSSSSTWVEFEYGNLPFWGSKMGLMMDESFAVLHDLSWNSFTGSIPVFFIADQLLANDSKFSYRLLLNNNMFNGSSHRELISDCDKLQSVSVNLNENKIVGGIGKTFFLDCVRLIEFEAAYNRIEGSIDPCIGNLTMLEWLDLRGNRLSGSLPNQLGKLKNLTWISLGDNNLSGEIPPELGQLALLKVLDLSHNFLTGSIPASLTNAGNLETILLDHNRLYGEIPPSFSLLSHLTVLDLSFNDLSGSIPRLLHQTNCSSFRGNRLLQECLFSAVPPDGPRGPSKFQKGRNSEPLIIAAITSAFVLLCMVAVAVIICRFRRKKVRRLGALEGKVVVTFADAPNELNYDNVVSATGNFSTRNLIGMGGFGSTYKAELVPGYHVAVKKLYIGRFQGVQQFDAEIRTLGRIRHKNLVTLIGYYVGENEMFLIYNYLSGGNLETFIHDKSGKNEQWSVIYNITVDIAQALAYLHYSCVPRIVHRDIKPSNILLDENLNAFLSDFGLARLLEVSETHATTDVAGTFGYVAPEYATTCRVSDKADVYSFGVVMLELLSGKKSLDPSFSEYGNGFNIVEWTKLLVKEGRPSAVFSAQLWEAGPRENLLGMLRLAYACTAETLSVRPSMKQVLEKLKQLKN, translated from the coding sequence ATGGCATTTCTCTGGTTTTTGCTCTTTTCTTTCAGCTTCACACTCTCAAAATCCTCCACTCCCGACTCTGCTATTCTTCTCAGCTTCAAAGACTCCATTTTTTATGATCCGTCAAACCTTTTATCCACTTGGAACTCTTCTTCAAGTCACTGCTTATGGTATGGTGTCAAATGCGCTAACTCCTCCGATAAAGTGATAGCTTTGTCGCTTCCCCACAATGGGCTTTCCGGGGAGATCCCTGGTGTTATTGGAGACCTTAAGTTTTTGCAGGTTCTCCAAGTCCAAGGCAACAATTTTTCCGGCCAGATTCCGGTCCAGATAAGCTCTATTTCTTCTCTCAATGTTCTCAACTTGTCTTTCAACTCATTTTCTGGTCATATACCAGATAAACTCATCGGTAACAGCAACTTGAAAGTTATCGACTTGTCCAATAATCTGTTTTCTGGTAGGATTAGTGTTGATAATTCTAGCAGGTGTGAGTTTTTGACTCATTTGAGCCTGTCTAATAACTCTCTTGTTGGCAATATACCCCCTGAGATTGGAAATTGCAAAAACTTGAGGACTTTGTTGCTTGATTACAACCTTTTAGAAGGCAAGATTCCAGCTGAAATAGGCCAAATTACTGAGCTTCGGGTTCTAGATGTTTCTAGGAACAGTCTCACTGATGTAATTCCAAAGGAGATAGCAGACTGTAAGAAATTATCAGCTCTTGTGCTAACCAATTTGATAGATTTCGGTTCTGATGCGAAAACAAGTTACATGGATGGTTATCGAGGAGAATTCAATGCATTCGACCTCGGTGTTCCTTTAGAACTATTTTTCCATTCTAGTTTGGAGGTCTTGTGGGCGCCAAGAGCCAATCTTCGAGGGGGGTTGCCTGCTAAATGGAGTGAGTTTTGCTCACTCAGGGTCCTAAATTTGGGGCAGAATTACTTTGATGGTGTGATACCAGAAAGCATTGTGATGTGCAAGAACCTTACTTTCTTGGATTTGAGTTCCAATAATTTGTTTGGGTACCTTCCTTGGAAGCTAAATGTTCCTTGTATGACATACTTCAACATTAGTAGGAATAATATTTCTGGTAATATTCATGGATACAACAGGAAAGGCAGCTGTGATGGGTCCATGGTTTCTCATGTTCTATCGTCTAGTTCCACATGGGTTGAATTCGAGTATGGTAATCTTCCTTTTTGGGGTTCTAAGATGGGGTTGATGATGGATGAGAGTTTTGCAGTACTCCATGATCTAAGCTGGAATAGTTTCACTGGCTCGATACCGGTGTTCTTCATCGCAGATCAGTTATTGGCTAATGATAGTAAATTTTCATACAGGTTGCTACTGAATAATAACATGTTCAATGGTTCTTCTCATAGGGAGCTAATATCTGATTGTGATAAGTTGCAGAGTGTCTCGGTTAACTTGAATGAAAACAAGATAGTAGGTGGGATCGGGAAGACCTTTTTTCTTGATTGTGTACGGCTAATAGAGTTTGAAGCAGCATATAATCGGATTGAGGGATCCATAGATCCTTGTATTGGCAACTTGACGATGCTTGAATGGCTAGACCTTAGAGGAAATAGACTCTCTGGATCTTTGCCAAATCAGCTGGGGAAGTTGAAGAACCTGACATGGATATCTCTTGGAGACAACAACTTAAGTGGAGAAATTCCACCCGAACTCGGTCAATTGGCACTGCTTAAGGTTCTTGATCTTTCCCACAATTTTCTTACAGGATCCATCCCTGCTAGCCTAACAAATGCTGGAAATCTTGAAACCATTTTATTAGACCACAATCGGCTTTATGGGGAAATACCCCCATCTTTCTCTTTGCTTTCTCATCTGACTGTTTTGGACCTTTCTTTTAATGACCTTTCCGGTTCGATACCAAGACTCCTGCATCAGACTAATTGCAGTTCCTTTAGAGGTAATAGACTTTTGCAGGAGTGTTTATTTTCTGCAGTACCCCCAGACGGGCCTAGGGGTCCATCTAAATTTCAGAAAGGGAGGAATTCGGAACCTCTCATAATTGCAGCCATAACTTCTGCTTTTGTTCTGCTTTGTATGGTTGCAGTGGCAGTAATTATCTGTCGATTTAGAAGGAAAAAAGTTAGAAGACTTGGTGCTCTTGAAGGAAAAGTGGTGGTGACTTTTGCTGATGCTCCAAATGAGCTGAATTATGATAATGTAGTTAGTGCTACAGGTAACTTTAGCACCCGAAACCTCATTGGTATGGGTGGATTTGGATCAACTTACAAAGCAGAGTTGGTCCCAGGCTATCATGTAGCTGTAAAGAAGCTTTATATTGGTCGATTTCAAGGTGTTCAGCAATTTGATGCAGAGATAAGAACACTAGGAAGAATTCGACATAAGAACCTTGTAACTCTTATTGGATATTATGTTGGGGAAAATGAAATGTTTTTGATTTACAATTACCTTTCTGGTGGAAACCTTGAGACTTTCATTCATGACAAGTCCGGAAAAAACGAACAGTGGTCAGTTATCTACAATATAACAGTGGATATAGCTCAGGCTCTTGCTTACCTCCATTACTCGTGTGTTCCCCGGATAGTTCATCGAGACATCAAGCCAAGCAACATTCTGCTTGATGAAAATCTTAATGCCTTCCTCTCGGACTTTGGGTTGGCTAGGCTTTTAGAAGTTTCTGAGACCCATGCCACCACAGATGTTGCTGGCACATTTGGTTATGTAGCACCAGAATATGCAACAACATGCCGGGTCTCCGACAAGGCAGATGTGTACAGTTTTGGTGTTGTAATGTTAGAATTGCTGTCGGGGAAGAAGTCCCTTGATCCATCATTTTCTGAGTACGGAAATGGATTCAACATTGTTGAATGGACCAAGTTGTTGGTCAAGGAAGGGCGTCCTTCAGCGGTGTTCTCTGCTCAATTGTGGGAAGCTGGACCTAGGGAGAATCTCTTGGGAATGCTTAGGCTTGCATACGCCTGTACAGCGGAGACACTTTCTGTTCGGCCTTCAATGAagcaagttcttgaaaaattaaAGCAGTTGAAAAACTGA